The Equus quagga isolate Etosha38 chromosome 2, UCLA_HA_Equagga_1.0, whole genome shotgun sequence genome has a window encoding:
- the LOC124235863 gene encoding granzyme H-like has product MQPLLLLLAFLLSPGAEAGEIIGGHEARPHSRPYMAFVLSLEKEKGKSCGGVLVRQDFVLTAAHCWGSSIKVTLGAHNIQKQERTQQVISVKEAIPHPHYNSKNFNNDIMLLKLERKAMWTAAVRPLSLPRGTAQVRPGEVCSVAGWGSVAPFGRASDTLQEVELTVQQDWECKFLWHNYNKTTQLCVGDPKEKKSSYKGDSGGPLVCKNVIQGIVSYGRILGIPPGAFTKVSSFLPWIKKTMKGPAPWQRG; this is encoded by the exons ATGCAgcctctcctgctcctgctggcctTTTTACTGTcccctggggcagaggcag GGGAGATCATCGGGGGACATGAGGCCAGGCCCCACTCCCGCCCCTACATGGCATTTGTTCTGtctctggagaaagaaaaagggaagagctGCGGCGGTGTCCTTGTGAGACAGGACTTTGTTCTGACAGCTGCTCACTGCTGGGGAAG CTCAATCAAGGTGACCTTGGGGGCCCACAACATCCAGAAGCAGGAGAGGACCCAGCAGGTCATCTCTGTGAAGGAAGCCATCCCCCACCCACACTATAATTCTAAGAACTTCAACAATGACATCATGTTACTAAAG ctggagagaaaggccaTGTGGACTGCAGCTGTGAGGCCCCTCAGCCTGCCCAGGGGCACAGCCCaggtgaggcctggagaggtATGCAGTGTGGCTGGCTGGGGAAGTGTCGCCCCATTCGGCAGAGCATCAGACACTCTGCAGGAGGTGGAGCTGACCGTGCAGCAGGACTGGGAGTGCAAGTTCCTATGGCACAATTACAACAAGACCACTCAGCTGTGTGTGGGTGACCCGAAGGAAAAGAAGTCTTCCTATAAG GGGGACTCCGGGGGCCCTCTCGTGTGTAAGAACGTGATCCAGGGCATTGTCTCCTATGGACGAATACTCGGGATTCCTCCAGGGGCCTTCACCAAAGTCTCAAGTTTCCTGCCCTGGATAAAGAAAACCATGAAGGGGCCGGCACCGTGgcagaggggttaa